In Corylus avellana chromosome ca2, CavTom2PMs-1.0, the following proteins share a genomic window:
- the LOC132170523 gene encoding eukaryotic translation initiation factor 6-2, with the protein MATRLQFENSCEVGVFSKLTNAYCLVAIGGSENFYSTFESELADAIPIVKTSIGGTRIIGRLCAGNKNGLLVPHTTTDQELQHLRNSLPDQVVVQRIDERLSALGNCIACNDHVALAHTDLDRETEEMIADVLGVEVFRQTIAGNILVGSYCAFSNRGGLVHPHTSIEDLDELSTLLQVPLVAGSVNRGSEVIAAGMTVNDWTAFCGSDTTATELSVIESVFKLREAQPSAIVDEMRKSLIDSYV; encoded by the exons ATGGCGACTA GACTTCAGTTTGAGAACTCGTGCGAGGTGGGTGTGTTCTCAAAGCTCACCAATGCTTACTGTTTAGTTGCTATTGGTGGTTCCGAAAATTTCTACAG TACGTTTGAGTCGGAGTTAGCAGATGCTATCCCTATTGTTAAGACCTCCATTGGCGGTACTCGCATTATTGGACGCCTTTGTGCTG GAAACAAAAACGGGCTTCTCGTTCCTCACACCACGACTGACCAAG AACTTCAGCACTTGAGAAACAGTCTACCGGATCAAGTAGTTGTTCAGCGCATTGATGAGAGGCTTTCTGCTCTGGGAAATTGTATAGCGTGCAACGACCACGTTGCTCTCGCGCATACAGATCTTGATAGG GAAACTGAGGAGATGATCGCTGACGTACTGGGAGTAGAAGTTTTTAGGCAGACAATTGCTGGTAATATTCTTGTGGGCAGCTACTGTGCTTTCTCTAACAGAGGTGGTTTG GTCCATCCCCATACTTCCATTGAAGACTTGGATGAACTTTCAACACTTCTCCAGGTCCCTCTGGTGGCTGGGAGTGTGAACCGTGGTAGTGAAGTGATAGCTGCTGGGATGACAGTGAACGATTGGACAGCATTCTGTGGTTCAGATACCACAGCAACAGAACTCTCTGTCATTGAGAGCGTTTTCAAATTGAGGGAAGCCCAGCCTAGTGCAATCGTGGATGAGATGAGGAAATCATTAATTGACAGCTACGTTTGA